The Flavobacterium psychrotrophum region CTTTACGAACTGAAAAAAGAGCAGGTTATACCGTTAGAGCGTATGGCAGATAAGTCGGCGCAAAACCTTATAGACGGTATTGAGAAATCTAAAGAGATTCCGTTTGAACGCGTACTTTATGCATTGGGCATCCGTTATGTGGGCGAAACCGTTGCCAAGAAACTGGCGCGTCATTATAAGAATATCGACAACTTAGCAAAGGCTTCACTTACGGAATTAATTTTGGTAGATGAAATAGGCGAACGCATTGCCCAAAGCGTTATCGGATTTTTTGAAAATGAACAGAACCGCATCCTCATAGAGCGCCTTAAAGGCTATGGCGTACAACTTGAAGCCGCTGCGGTGGCCGATACTAAAGTAAGCGACAGCCTGGCCGGGAAGATATTTGTAGTATCGGGTGTGTTTGAAAAATATAGCCGCGACGAACTTAAAAAAGCTATTGAAGATAATGGTGGTAAAGTAGGTGGTTCTATTACCGGAAAAACCAACTACATTGTAGCCGGAGATAACATGGGGCCTGCCAAACTTGAAAAAGCCAACCAGCTTGGGGTTAAGATTATTAGTGAGGATGAGTTTATAGAGATGCTTAATCTGAACAATTCCTCACAATAAACATTTGGGAACGCATTTAAGTTATCTTGTAGTATGAACCAAATTCAATTAAAATCAGATCGGCTTTTGCTTCGCAATTTTATTGCGAGTGATGTTATAAATGTACACGATTTGCTGATACAACCGGAAACCATAGCTTTTAATCCTGGTCTTGCTCCCGAGAATGAAGCGGCTACACTAACATTACTTTCAGGCTGGCAGCAGGAAATAAACAATGAACCACGGCTTAATTACACTTTCAATATTGAAAATACTAACAAGCAATTTATAGGAATTATCAGTATTGGTATTGTAAAAGTAAAATATAGAAATGCCGAAGTATGGTATAAGCTAAGCCCTGATGTTTGGGGTAAAGGCTATGCTACTGAGGCGCTAAATACCGTTATCAAATTTGGTTTTGAAGTATTAAATTTGCATCGTATCGAGGCAGGCTGTGCTGTTGGCAACATCGCATCTTATAAAGTGATGGAAAAGACAGGAATGCAACGCGAAGCACACAGACGCAAATTACTCCCGCTTAAAACCGGTTGGAGTGATAATTACGAATATGCTATTCTTGACGAAGATTACTTTAAAGGCATTTAAAATGAACATAAAACTCATTGCCATAGGCAAAACCGATAATAAAGCTCTGCAAACGCTGATAGACGACTACACCAAACGATTGGGTTTCTACATAAAATTTGACCTGGAGATCATTCCGGATATTAAGAACGCAAAAAACCTGAGCGAGGCACAACAAAAAGAAAAAGAGGGCGAACTTATACTGGGCAAGCTCTCCCCTACCGACCAGTTGATATTGCTCGACGAGAACGGCAAAAACTTTAGTAGCGTAGGCTTTAGCGAAGAGCTGCAAAAAAAGATGAACTCAGGTATTAAGACACTGGTATTTGTTATTGGCGGGCCGTATGGTTTTAGCCAACAGGTGTATGCCAAGGCTCAAGGCAAAATATCGCTCTCATTAATGACGTTTAGCCACCAGATGGTGCGGTTGTTTTTTATCGAGCAGGTGTACCGGGCATTTACCATTTTAAGAAACGAGCCGTATCATCATCAGTAACCAGGATTAAAACCAACCACCATGAAAAAAAAACCAATAATCCTATTAACACTTTTATTATTAGCAGGTTGTAACAATAAAAGTAAGACTTCTGAACCTACACAACAAAGCGATAATTTTTTTGACAAATTTGAGAAGCTTGACAAAACTACCCCTTTCTTTACTTTTGACCAAGTAACATATTACCACAATGATTTTACAAGTGGTGAGTTTGCAGATATAATTGATAAGGAAGACTCAATTAGTAAATCTGAGAAAAATTTACTTGAGACAATTACTACTAATCTTCCGGAAAACTTAAATGACATAATAATAATCAACATCAAAAATAATTATCCCGTAAAAATTGAGATGCCCGAAAAGGATATTCAATTTCTAAAAGATATTTTTCAGGAAAAATACAAAGATCGCGATTGGTCGAGTGCCTGCGTACCAATGTATCGCGATGTTTTGGTTTTCAAAACAAGAGGGAAAATAACGGGAATCGCAAAAATATGTTTTGGCTGCTGGGAATTCAGCTTTTCGGGCACAAAAGCAAAAACAGGCGGTTTTGGCCTGAAAAACGAATTGAATAATCTTCATAAGTTGCTCTACGAGAAACTACCTAAAGGAAATAAATCAGATCAATGATATACTGATTAAAACAAGCTTAAACCAACCACCATGAAAAAAATATTATCTCTTTGTCTGCTCCTTATTTTTCTAACAGGTTGCGAACAGCAACCCTTTTTTGATTTTGATAATGTAACGCATTATCATAGCGATATTACTCAAGAAGAGTTTTCTATCTTAAAGAATAAAAATACTAACGATAAAAATTTCGAATTATTCTCCGCTCTCTTATGGGGACATTATGATTACCCAAGAACCATCCACAATACAAAATTTATTGGCGGTGTAGAGCAGTTCTATCCTGTAAAAATTGAGATAAACCCAGACAAAATTGTTCAGTTTAAAGAGATTTTTAAAAGTAATAATTTAAAACCTGATGTTGCAACACTATGCGAGCCCTTCTATAGAGATATAATCGTATTTAAAAAATCAGGTCAAATTACAGGTATTGCAAAATTATGCTTCGGTTGTCAACAGTTAGCAATTATTGGTACAGATGAAAATGCTGAAGGGTTTGGAGAAAATGGGGAGTGGAAAAAGCTACAAACATTATTATCTGAAAAATTGCCTGAAGGCAGCAATCTTACAGAAGAATGAAAACCGTAAATCAATACATCGCCCAGTTTCCACCCGAAACCCAAAAACTCTTACAACGGGTTCGGGATGTTATTATACAAACAGCACCTGATGCCGAGGAAAGTATTAGCTATGCCATGCCAGCCTACAAACTAAACGGAAAACCGCTGGTATATTTTGCGGGTTATAAAAAACACATTGGTTTTTATGCCACGCCTACAGGCCATGAGGCTTTTAAAAATGAACTTAGTAAATATAAGCAAGGTAAAGGCTCGGTACAATTTCCTATTACAGAACCGATGCCTTTAGACTTAATAAAGCGTATAGTAGCTTTCCGCGTAAGCGAAAATTTTGCGAAAGCCAAAAAATAAACAACTTACACCTTAGCCTTTGTAGTAAAGGCAATAACCAGCAACGCCATAAACGCAAGGAATAAAAACGAAACTTTGAGGCTTGATGCTTCTGCCAGGAAACCAATAACCGGGGGCCCTACTAAAAAGCCCACAAAACTAATGGTACTTACGGCTGCAATAGCCGGGCCAGGCTGCATGGTTGTGCTGCGACCAGCGGCACTGTACACTAACGGCACCACGCTAGATATACCCGCACCTATAAACAGGAAACCTATTATAGAGGGTATCAGCGTAGGGAAAATAACCACCAGCAACAACCCCGTAAGGCTCAGCGTACCGCTAACCTGCAATGTAGTTTTTAACCCGAAGCGTGCCGCAAAACTATCGGCAACAAAACGTCCGCTTGCCATGGCACACATACCGGCAGTATAACCCGCGCCTACCCATGCACCGGGAGCCAATACTACCTTTTTAAAATATATGGTACTCCAGTCAAACATAGCACCTTCTATAACCATAGAGCAAAATGCAATTAAGCCAAGGGTAATAAGTGCACTGTCGGGTTTGGCAAAGGCACTCTTTTTCTTTTCTGCCCCCTTGTCGTTATGCAGGTATTTTAAGCATACAATAACCGATATTACTGTAATAATGGCTATCAATATAAAATGTGGCATTGGGTCTACCCCCTGCCCTATCATCAGCGTACCCACACTTGCACCTACAAAACCGGCAAGGCTCCACAAACCGTGAAACGATGCCATAATGGGCTTTTTATACAATACCTCTGTTGCTACTGCCTGTGTGTTTACAGATATGTTTACCGAATTACTAGCCATTCCAAACAGCACCAGGTTAGCCGCTAACAGGTATATATTAGGTACAAGCCCAAGCCCCACCAGCGATACACCATACATCATTAATGCTACGGCAAGTACTTTGCGGCTGCCTACTTTATTTACTGCCCAGCCCGCCAACGGCAGCGAAATCATAAGGCCTACAGGTAATGCAAAAAGTACCGCGCCCAGTGCTGCTTCGCTAAGCGAAAGTTTTTGCTGTATAGTAGCAATGCGCGATGCCCAACTGCTAAAAACAAGCCCCGCCATAAAAAACATGGCTGCTACTGCCCTTCTTATAACAACCGGCGCGTAAGATGATGTCATTTTTATACTAATAAAGGTTAGTTACGCAAAGATATAATTATAAGTGTAAAATATACAATTATAATATTTTTCATTGCTTCAATAAAAAGCAAAAATAGTAAATTTGATTGTTCTTGAATTACAAATAATATGATGGTATTAAATTTCATTCAAAAGACAATCACAATTATTGTTTTAGCAACTTTCTTTGAAAAAAAAGACGAAAAAGTAATGTGCATTAAATAATTATAGTACATTTGACTATAACTAATTCTCACCCTAACCAATTTAAACAGAAAACACTATGAAATTATATAGAACATGAATTATCTCACGGGCGGAAGTTCAATCACAAGCTCCCTTCTACTTCGGTACATAATACCGCATAAACCTATAAGTATCGATATCATAAAATGTATAATTCTTTTACGCACACATTTTATACAGACGTTAATTTTATAGGCATAATTTATAAAATCTATATTTTTTTGGTCTAACTCTTGTATATGTCGAAAAATTAGTGTTATTTCGACACTTATTAATTTATAGTTTCTTTAACAGAAACTAACAGACTTAAAAAGGGGTAGTTACCCCACAACAAACAACAATTTTTTACAAACATAATTATGATTGACTTAAAAACATTTGAGGTGTGGTTTGTAACCGGAAGCCAAAACCTTTATGGCGATGAAACACTTAGACTTGTAGCAGAACATTCTCAGGAAATTGCAAAAGGCCTTGACGCTTCGGGCAAAATACCTGTACGTGTGGTATATAAGCCTACTGTAAAAAGTACTCAGGAAATATATGATACGCTTGTAGCTGCAAACACTGCCGAAAATGTAATAGGTGTTATTACCTGGATGCACACTTTTTCTCCTGCCAAAATGTGGATCAGGGGTCTTGCTGCTTTAAAGAAACCTTTACTGCACCTGCACACACAATACAACCGCGACATTCCGTGGAGCTCTATGGATATGGACTTTATGAACCTTAACCAGAGTGCACACGGCGACCGTGAGTTTGGTTTTATGGTATCGCGCATGCGCAAAAACCGTAAAGTTGTTGTAGGTCACTGGCAATCTGCCGATGTAGAAGAGCAAATAGGCAACTGGAGCCGTGCAGCAGCCGGATGGCATGACTGGCAAGGTGGTAAATTTGCCCGTTTTGGAGATAATATGCGTTTTGTTGCCGTAACAGATGGCGATAAAGTTGAGGCAGAACTTCAGTTCGGTTTCTCTGTAAACAGCTATGGTATTGGCGATCTTGTGGCTTTAATCGACGCAGTTTCCGCAAACGATATTGAAGCACTTATCGAAGAATATAAAGAAAAATACACCATTGCGGCTGACCTGCTTCCGGGTGGTGAGCGTCACAGCTCTGTATACGAAGCGGCAAGAATTGAAATTGCACTTCGCAAATTCCTGGTAGACGGTGGCTTTAAAGGCTTCTCTGATACTTTTGAAGACCTTCATGGTATGGTACAGCTTCCGGGCCTTGCGGTACAAAGGCTTCTTGCAGATGGCTTTGGCTTTGCCGGAGAAGGCGACTGGAAAACAGCAGCCCTTGTGCGTGCATTTAAAGTTATGGGTAGCGGCCTTGAAGGCGGTAACGGCTTTATGGAAGACTACACCTACCACTTTGACCCTAACAACGAGCTTGTACTTGGTTCTCACATGCTTGAGATCGACGAGTCGCTTGCTTCTACAAAACCAAGCCTTGAGGTGCACCCATTAGGTATTGGTGGTAAGGCAGACCCTGCACGCCTTGTATTTAATGTAGCCGGTGGCGCAGCCCTAAACGCTTCTATCATAGACGTGGGTAACCGTTTCCGTATGATTGTTAACGAAGTTGAAGCTGTAGAGCCACAACATGAATTACCAAACCTACCGGTAGCACGCGTTCTTTGGAAACCACTTCCTGACATGAAAACCGGTTGTGCCGGATGGATCTATGCCGGTGGTGCTCACCACACTGCTTACAGCCAGAACCTTTCTGCAGAAACCATACAGGATTTTACAGAGATGGCAGGTATCGAATTTATCCGCATTGGTAAAGATTCTACTATAGACAGCATCAAGAATGAACTTAGGTGGAACGATATTGCCTTTAAATAGTAAAGTGCTATCTTAGGCACTTTTTAAACCAAATCTCAAACGTTATAAATTATGGGCAATTTTGAAACCATTGATTATGTAATTTTCATTGCTTACTTTTTCATAGTCTCCGGTTACGGGTATTATATTTACAAAAGCAAAAAAAAGGAAGAAGGCGAAGTGTCTGACTCTAAAGACTT contains the following coding sequences:
- the rlmH gene encoding 23S rRNA (pseudouridine(1915)-N(3))-methyltransferase RlmH, with the protein product MNIKLIAIGKTDNKALQTLIDDYTKRLGFYIKFDLEIIPDIKNAKNLSEAQQKEKEGELILGKLSPTDQLILLDENGKNFSSVGFSEELQKKMNSGIKTLVFVIGGPYGFSQQVYAKAQGKISLSLMTFSHQMVRLFFIEQVYRAFTILRNEPYHHQ
- a CDS encoding MFS transporter — protein: MTSSYAPVVIRRAVAAMFFMAGLVFSSWASRIATIQQKLSLSEAALGAVLFALPVGLMISLPLAGWAVNKVGSRKVLAVALMMYGVSLVGLGLVPNIYLLAANLVLFGMASNSVNISVNTQAVATEVLYKKPIMASFHGLWSLAGFVGASVGTLMIGQGVDPMPHFILIAIITVISVIVCLKYLHNDKGAEKKKSAFAKPDSALITLGLIAFCSMVIEGAMFDWSTIYFKKVVLAPGAWVGAGYTAGMCAMASGRFVADSFAARFGLKTTLQVSGTLSLTGLLLVVIFPTLIPSIIGFLFIGAGISSVVPLVYSAAGRSTTMQPGPAIAAVSTISFVGFLVGPPVIGFLAEASSLKVSFLFLAFMALLVIAFTTKAKV
- a CDS encoding GNAT family N-acetyltransferase — its product is MNQIQLKSDRLLLRNFIASDVINVHDLLIQPETIAFNPGLAPENEAATLTLLSGWQQEINNEPRLNYTFNIENTNKQFIGIISIGIVKVKYRNAEVWYKLSPDVWGKGYATEALNTVIKFGFEVLNLHRIEAGCAVGNIASYKVMEKTGMQREAHRRKLLPLKTGWSDNYEYAILDEDYFKGI
- a CDS encoding iron chaperone; translated protein: MKTVNQYIAQFPPETQKLLQRVRDVIIQTAPDAEESISYAMPAYKLNGKPLVYFAGYKKHIGFYATPTGHEAFKNELSKYKQGKGSVQFPITEPMPLDLIKRIVAFRVSENFAKAKK
- the araA gene encoding L-arabinose isomerase — its product is MIDLKTFEVWFVTGSQNLYGDETLRLVAEHSQEIAKGLDASGKIPVRVVYKPTVKSTQEIYDTLVAANTAENVIGVITWMHTFSPAKMWIRGLAALKKPLLHLHTQYNRDIPWSSMDMDFMNLNQSAHGDREFGFMVSRMRKNRKVVVGHWQSADVEEQIGNWSRAAAGWHDWQGGKFARFGDNMRFVAVTDGDKVEAELQFGFSVNSYGIGDLVALIDAVSANDIEALIEEYKEKYTIAADLLPGGERHSSVYEAARIEIALRKFLVDGGFKGFSDTFEDLHGMVQLPGLAVQRLLADGFGFAGEGDWKTAALVRAFKVMGSGLEGGNGFMEDYTYHFDPNNELVLGSHMLEIDESLASTKPSLEVHPLGIGGKADPARLVFNVAGGAALNASIIDVGNRFRMIVNEVEAVEPQHELPNLPVARVLWKPLPDMKTGCAGWIYAGGAHHTAYSQNLSAETIQDFTEMAGIEFIRIGKDSTIDSIKNELRWNDIAFK